A region from the Simiduia sp. 21SJ11W-1 genome encodes:
- the flgA gene encoding flagellar basal body P-ring formation chaperone FlgA, translated as MKCKWLFIIAFISAPASASTAWQQWQPVADNAAAAMIKHYERQYPHADVNVTIDLPDNRLQLKACDENLTLDLANPPSNGGNLSVLVKCESQAPWSIYLKGQAEIWQQVVVTRRPLGRGDVIEPADVALKAFNLAEIRSGALFTPEAAIGKETRRQLKAGFPIKINQLNEPMVIRRGDSVQIAASAGGLKVLMTGTALANGRLGQQIPVSNNRSNRKVRAKVVAEGRVEVPM; from the coding sequence ATGAAGTGTAAGTGGCTTTTTATTATCGCCTTCATCTCTGCGCCCGCCAGCGCCAGCACTGCCTGGCAGCAATGGCAGCCCGTAGCCGATAACGCAGCGGCAGCCATGATCAAGCACTATGAGCGCCAGTACCCGCACGCAGATGTGAATGTGACCATAGATCTGCCAGACAACCGCCTGCAGCTCAAAGCCTGCGACGAAAATTTGACACTAGATCTCGCCAATCCGCCTAGCAACGGCGGTAACCTGTCGGTTTTGGTGAAATGTGAAAGCCAGGCGCCCTGGTCTATTTACCTTAAGGGCCAGGCGGAAATCTGGCAGCAGGTAGTGGTTACCCGCCGCCCCCTCGGCCGGGGCGATGTGATAGAACCGGCCGATGTGGCCCTCAAGGCATTTAACCTGGCAGAAATACGTTCAGGCGCCCTATTTACCCCGGAAGCCGCCATTGGCAAAGAAACCAGAAGGCAACTTAAGGCAGGCTTTCCTATAAAAATCAATCAGTTAAATGAACCCATGGTGATCCGCAGGGGCGATAGCGTGCAAATTGCCGCATCCGCCGGGGGGCTTAAGGTACTGATGACAGGCACCGCACTGGCCAACGGGCGCCTGGGCCAGCAAATTCCTGTTAGCAACAACCGCTCTAACCGCAAGGTGCGCGCCAAAGTAGTGGCCGAGGGGCGCGTAGAAGTGCCGATGTAG
- a CDS encoding flagellar brake protein produces the protein MGVDHEQGVTQRLTEPEDIYRVLKLLELHRALITVTLPGQKQMASSMVLDVNLENQTLTIDQLNDTSLQNALSPQSLLVFRAAYGGVQVSGECQLQRIQTDDKGAKLLMALPGKVLHRQRRAAFRANITGETPAISLSGRSRETLEGWITDVSAEGLGVVFDKFIHPPIEPGEVFERCEFVANGRQFTQALMAKHPSYDKFTDKYRCGFSFYRLNAAEAKQVNQWVIQLQRTQRQHLRLSTPRS, from the coding sequence ATGGGGGTAGATCACGAACAAGGGGTAACCCAGCGGCTTACGGAACCTGAGGATATCTACCGGGTACTTAAGCTGCTTGAGCTGCACCGCGCCCTCATTACCGTCACCCTGCCTGGCCAAAAGCAGATGGCCAGCAGTATGGTGCTGGATGTAAACCTTGAAAACCAAACCCTGACCATCGATCAGCTTAATGATACTAGCCTACAAAACGCCTTAAGCCCGCAAAGCCTTCTGGTGTTTCGTGCGGCATACGGGGGTGTGCAAGTGAGCGGAGAGTGCCAGTTACAGCGCATCCAAACAGATGACAAAGGTGCAAAACTGCTAATGGCGCTTCCCGGTAAAGTACTGCACCGGCAACGCCGTGCCGCTTTCAGGGCAAATATCACCGGCGAGACGCCGGCCATCAGCCTGTCTGGCCGCAGCCGTGAGACTCTGGAAGGCTGGATAACCGATGTATCGGCAGAGGGCCTGGGTGTTGTGTTCGACAAGTTTATTCACCCGCCCATAGAGCCGGGCGAAGTATTTGAACGCTGCGAGTTTGTTGCCAATGGCCGCCAGTTTACCCAGGCATTAATGGCCAAGCACCCAAGTTACGACAAATTCACCGACAAATACCGATGCGGCTTCAGTTTTTACAGGCTGAATGCCGCGGAGGCCAAGCAGGTTAACCAATGGGTAATCCAGCTTCAGCGCACACAGCGCCAACACCTAAGGCTCAGCACACCCAGAAGCTAA
- the murB gene encoding UDP-N-acetylmuramate dehydrogenase — protein sequence MNIQTKVNLAPYCTMATPAVAERLVVVESTRALREALALAQANRWPVYVLGGGSNVVFKGDLAGLVIHMAIDGITLQDAQDTVLVTAGAGVRWQALVDFCVAQNLWGVENLNLIPGTVGAAPIQNIGAYGVELESIFHRLELVRVDDLSAHTFTPEMCEFSYRQSRFKREPGAYVITSVTLRLARQGEPQLSYPGLQNQLAHVAGPLTPKAVADTVAAIRRAKLPDPKDIPNSGSFFHNPIVSASKAAELQARWPNLVSFAQPNGQVKLAAGWLIEQAGFKGQLYDGVGMHSQQALVMTNPGRCNGSQVLALAETVAQKVNDLFGVQLHVEPQILP from the coding sequence GAATATTCAAACCAAGGTTAATCTAGCGCCTTATTGCACTATGGCAACACCCGCTGTTGCCGAGCGCTTGGTTGTGGTTGAGTCTACCCGGGCTTTGCGCGAAGCGTTGGCGCTGGCCCAGGCCAACCGCTGGCCTGTGTATGTGTTAGGTGGCGGCAGTAATGTGGTCTTCAAAGGCGACCTTGCAGGCCTTGTAATTCACATGGCCATTGACGGCATAACCCTGCAAGATGCCCAAGATACCGTACTGGTGACGGCCGGTGCCGGTGTGCGCTGGCAGGCGTTGGTAGATTTTTGTGTGGCACAAAATCTATGGGGTGTTGAAAACCTGAACCTTATTCCCGGCACTGTGGGGGCTGCCCCCATTCAAAACATCGGCGCCTATGGCGTTGAGCTGGAATCCATTTTCCATAGGCTTGAGTTAGTGCGGGTAGATGATCTGAGTGCCCACACATTCACACCCGAGATGTGCGAGTTTTCTTACCGGCAAAGCCGCTTCAAGCGTGAGCCTGGTGCTTATGTAATTACGTCTGTTACCTTAAGGCTTGCCAGGCAGGGTGAGCCACAGCTGAGCTACCCGGGGCTGCAAAACCAGCTCGCCCATGTTGCGGGCCCGTTAACGCCAAAGGCCGTGGCAGATACCGTGGCGGCCATTCGGCGCGCCAAACTGCCAGACCCGAAAGATATCCCCAATAGCGGCAGCTTCTTTCACAACCCCATAGTTTCGGCCAGCAAGGCTGCAGAGCTTCAGGCCCGCTGGCCAAACCTTGTGAGCTTTGCGCAACCCAACGGGCAAGTGAAGCTGGCCGCCGGCTGGTTAATTGAGCAAGCCGGTTTTAAGGGCCAGCTCTACGATGGGGTGGGTATGCATAGCCAGCAAGCACTGGTGATGACCAATCCGGGCCGGTGCAATGGCAGCCAGGTGCTGGCGTTGGCTGAGACGGTAGCCCAAAAGGTGAACGACCTGTTTGGGGTGCAGCTCCATGTTGAACCTCAAATTCTTCCCTGA
- a CDS encoding restriction endonuclease — protein MAEFLAIIEGKSVSPTVQDVQADESDDEPDSEQLKDETISRSHELIKDKIANLSPEEMEELVAAILRGMGYKEKVSPNGPDRGVDVIASPDGLGLTQPRIKAEVKHRDGSMGAPAIRGFIGALREGDSGLFVSTGGFTAKPATKLNAPQSPLP, from the coding sequence TTGGCGGAGTTCCTCGCAATCATCGAAGGAAAGTCCGTCTCACCAACAGTTCAAGATGTGCAGGCCGATGAAAGCGACGATGAGCCTGACTCAGAGCAGCTAAAAGATGAAACCATCTCCCGCAGCCATGAGCTGATCAAAGATAAAATCGCCAATCTCTCACCCGAAGAAATGGAAGAGTTGGTGGCTGCTATCCTGCGGGGTATGGGCTACAAAGAAAAAGTATCCCCCAATGGCCCGGATCGCGGCGTAGATGTTATTGCCTCCCCCGACGGCCTAGGCCTCACCCAACCGCGAATTAAAGCCGAAGTGAAACACCGCGATGGCTCAATGGGCGCACCCGCCATAAGGGGTTTTATCGGCGCGCTCAGGGAGGGCGATTCTGGTTTATTCGTAAGCACTGGTGGCTTCACCGCGAAGCCCGCTACGAAGTTGAACGCGCCACAATCCCCCTTACCCTAG
- a CDS encoding flagella synthesis protein FlgN, translating to MATPLPFQIAKVIEQELRAATQLLALLSQETDALSQRNLGALSSIIEKKSQELVALDQAARRRRALLTDQKLPVDDKHWRLLLSRCRDEKLLHQWHAIEENILACKRENEINGKLLARSQRAVNRLMGALKGQSADTSLYNNKGNHNAGKQALTYAQA from the coding sequence ATGGCCACCCCGCTTCCCTTTCAAATTGCCAAAGTAATAGAACAAGAACTGCGTGCAGCCACACAGCTGTTGGCGTTATTGAGCCAGGAAACCGATGCCTTAAGCCAACGTAATCTTGGCGCATTAAGTTCAATCATCGAAAAGAAAAGCCAAGAACTGGTTGCCCTCGACCAAGCGGCCCGCAGGCGCCGTGCGCTGCTAACGGATCAAAAATTACCTGTAGACGATAAACATTGGCGGCTACTGCTTTCACGCTGTCGCGATGAAAAGCTGTTGCACCAATGGCACGCCATTGAAGAAAACATTCTGGCCTGTAAGCGCGAAAACGAAATAAACGGAAAACTGTTGGCCCGCAGCCAGCGGGCAGTGAATCGATTGATGGGCGCCCTAAAGGGCCAGTCGGCAGATACCTCCCTTTACAACAACAAAGGCAATCACAATGCCGGCAAACAGGCACTCACCTATGCACAAGCCTGA
- a CDS encoding response regulator produces MIKILVVDDHDLVRTGIVRMLSDVEGIDVIGEAESGEVAIKLTKELAPNVILMDVKMPGMGGLEATKKLLHWHPEVRIVAVTACDDDLYPQRLLQAGAAGYITKGADLKEMIEAVHTVMRGEIYMSNNIARQLAMKNFGGRGAEQSPFELLSERELQTALMIANGQKPTDIAATFNVSPKTVNTYRYRIFEKLNISSDVELTLMAVKHHVLDPESVV; encoded by the coding sequence TTGATCAAAATACTGGTAGTCGACGACCATGATTTGGTGCGTACGGGGATTGTACGCATGTTGTCGGATGTAGAAGGGATCGACGTTATCGGTGAGGCAGAAAGTGGCGAAGTGGCCATAAAGCTCACCAAAGAGCTCGCCCCCAACGTTATTTTGATGGACGTTAAAATGCCCGGTATGGGGGGCTTGGAGGCAACCAAAAAACTCCTGCACTGGCACCCTGAAGTGCGCATTGTGGCGGTAACCGCCTGCGACGACGATCTCTACCCACAGCGGTTGCTGCAAGCCGGTGCTGCCGGCTACATCACCAAGGGCGCCGACCTCAAGGAAATGATAGAAGCTGTGCACACGGTGATGCGCGGTGAGATCTACATGAGCAATAACATTGCCCGCCAGTTGGCCATGAAAAACTTTGGTGGCCGGGGCGCAGAGCAGTCGCCCTTTGAATTGCTATCTGAGCGGGAGCTGCAAACGGCGCTGATGATTGCCAATGGCCAAAAGCCCACAGATATTGCAGCTACATTTAACGTAAGTCCGAAAACCGTGAATACCTACCGCTACCGGATTTTTGAAAAGCTCAATATCAGCAGTGATGTAGAGCTTACCCTGATGGCCGTAAAACACCACGTATTGGATCCGGAATCTGTGGTGTAA
- a CDS encoding cellulose-binding protein: protein MSEYSGELISELGVARYLQGREAMSTSNISFFDRKDTLERRWQDCNFGCHTPAYRMLKKPASWNDVLLELDKISPAVAGLVDGIKYEAVDQPAKIAAGLDRTAEGLHLKGADKFALVGDENWAAYELLTSTFTALVEFDLDVFDNPIMKSVLVIVNDYISVLPEWVLIEVQKSGLFTDTGSVDSVTLLKASGLLLEGAISDDDLKQARDFVSGKAQRILGKQAGKKIARKLAATIALALATKITKQLLSDSGRNLQLKRKLARLRSTAKKAGGGLGGALVTLLKSQGLLGIAAKHSRELKQKCPKTWHTLRYRLQGCDMVYFLIHPLLSEYVDRLSLLEHQPAEFLKVMRALIEARHTREVFYPGSL from the coding sequence ATGAGTGAATACAGCGGTGAATTAATCAGCGAGCTAGGTGTGGCTAGGTATCTTCAAGGTCGTGAAGCAATGTCCACCTCTAATATTAGTTTCTTTGATCGCAAAGATACCCTCGAAAGAAGGTGGCAAGACTGCAATTTTGGCTGCCATACACCGGCCTACCGTATGCTTAAGAAGCCTGCTTCATGGAATGACGTTTTATTGGAGTTAGACAAGATCAGTCCAGCCGTCGCAGGCCTTGTAGATGGCATTAAATATGAGGCCGTCGATCAGCCTGCAAAAATTGCTGCAGGGCTAGATCGCACTGCTGAGGGTTTACACCTAAAAGGCGCCGACAAATTTGCTTTGGTGGGTGACGAGAACTGGGCCGCTTATGAGTTGCTAACGTCCACGTTTACTGCGTTGGTAGAGTTTGATCTGGATGTGTTTGATAACCCAATCATGAAGTCTGTGCTTGTTATCGTAAATGACTACATTTCGGTGTTGCCAGAATGGGTGCTGATTGAAGTGCAAAAAAGTGGATTGTTTACGGATACCGGAAGCGTAGATTCCGTTACGTTGTTGAAGGCTAGTGGCTTGTTACTAGAAGGTGCTATCTCTGATGATGATCTCAAGCAGGCTAGAGACTTCGTCTCTGGTAAAGCTCAGCGAATACTGGGTAAGCAAGCAGGTAAAAAGATTGCCCGCAAGCTTGCAGCCACCATTGCACTGGCATTGGCAACAAAAATCACCAAGCAATTATTGAGCGATAGTGGTAGAAATTTACAGCTTAAGCGAAAGTTAGCCCGTTTGCGGAGCACGGCTAAAAAGGCTGGTGGTGGGCTAGGGGGCGCGTTAGTGACGCTGTTGAAGTCTCAGGGCCTACTAGGCATTGCTGCAAAGCACAGTAGAGAATTGAAACAGAAGTGCCCGAAAACCTGGCATACCTTGCGCTACAGGCTTCAAGGCTGCGATATGGTGTACTTTCTAATTCACCCATTGCTGAGTGAATACGTAGACAGGCTTAGCCTTCTGGAGCATCAACCGGCTGAATTCTTGAAGGTCATGCGTGCGTTAATCGAGGCTCGCCACACGCGCGAAGTGTTTTATCCTGGATCGCTCTAG
- the pgsA gene encoding CDP-diacylglycerol--glycerol-3-phosphate 3-phosphatidyltransferase — protein MTLANQLTLARIALIPLFVVVFYLPYKWSYPAAALIFSLAAITDWLDGYIARRYEQATPFGAFLDPVADKLMVAVALVLLVGAHDSGLLAVAAAVIIGREIVISALREWMAELGKRSSVAVSFLGKVKTAAQMVALIILLAFEPETHPQAQLAGYFLIYLAAGLTLWSMFIYLKAAWPLMNLSRQP, from the coding sequence ATGACATTGGCCAACCAGCTTACCCTTGCGCGAATCGCACTTATTCCTCTGTTTGTTGTGGTGTTTTACCTCCCTTATAAGTGGAGCTACCCGGCGGCGGCATTGATTTTTTCACTGGCGGCCATTACCGATTGGCTCGATGGCTATATTGCCAGACGCTACGAACAGGCCACCCCCTTTGGTGCATTTCTAGACCCGGTGGCAGATAAGCTGATGGTCGCGGTGGCCCTGGTATTGCTGGTGGGAGCGCACGACAGCGGGCTACTGGCGGTAGCGGCTGCTGTGATCATTGGCCGGGAAATTGTCATTTCAGCTTTGCGCGAATGGATGGCCGAGCTCGGCAAGCGCTCAAGTGTGGCGGTATCGTTCTTAGGGAAGGTAAAAACCGCAGCGCAAATGGTTGCGTTGATTATCCTCCTTGCCTTTGAACCCGAAACGCATCCACAAGCGCAATTGGCAGGCTACTTTTTGATCTATCTGGCCGCCGGCTTAACGCTTTGGTCGATGTTTATTTACCTCAAGGCCGCCTGGCCACTAATGAATTTAAGCCGCCAGCCTTAA
- the flgM gene encoding flagellar biosynthesis anti-sigma factor FlgM, whose amino-acid sequence MVIDPKTGLNNLNTQQSQRALQKQSAERSNQPPAEAEAPARDNVQLSTEAQRLQKLEENIAQAPEVNEERVAQLKAAIADGSYSVNADRLADKILSSEGF is encoded by the coding sequence ATGGTTATCGACCCAAAAACAGGCCTTAACAACCTGAATACACAACAAAGCCAGCGTGCACTGCAAAAACAGAGTGCAGAACGCTCAAACCAACCTCCTGCAGAGGCCGAAGCACCGGCGCGCGATAACGTGCAACTGAGCACAGAAGCACAGCGCCTGCAAAAGCTTGAGGAAAACATTGCCCAGGCGCCCGAGGTTAACGAAGAGCGCGTGGCGCAGCTAAAGGCCGCCATTGCCGATGGCAGCTACAGCGTTAATGCCGATCGCTTAGCCGACAAAATTCTTAGCAGCGAGGGTTTCTAA
- a CDS encoding alpha-ketoglutarate-dependent dioxygenase AlkB has translation MLNLKFFPEHLALSGADLYYHPSYLGAARALSLYQALESSLAWEQSEIRVYGKSHKIPRLNAWYGEPGLRYRYSGKTFSAHPWTPELAELCQGLNQALGTGFNSVLANYYRTGADAMGWHADDEPELGPRPVVACVSLGAPRDLRFRHRAGQGPSFGLRLAHGSLLLMGEGTQTHWQHSLPRRARSGARISLTFRQVTRPAHH, from the coding sequence ATGTTGAACCTCAAATTCTTCCCTGAGCATCTGGCCTTAAGCGGCGCAGATCTCTACTACCACCCCAGCTACCTGGGCGCAGCCCGGGCGCTGTCTTTGTATCAAGCGTTGGAATCCAGCCTTGCCTGGGAGCAATCAGAGATCCGGGTGTACGGCAAAAGTCATAAAATTCCGAGGCTCAATGCCTGGTATGGCGAGCCCGGCCTGCGCTACCGCTATTCCGGTAAAACCTTCAGTGCCCACCCCTGGACGCCTGAATTGGCCGAGCTTTGCCAGGGCCTAAACCAAGCGCTTGGTACGGGTTTCAACAGTGTGCTGGCCAACTATTACCGCACCGGCGCAGACGCCATGGGTTGGCATGCCGACGACGAGCCCGAGCTTGGCCCCCGGCCCGTTGTGGCCTGCGTGAGCCTTGGCGCACCAAGGGACTTGCGTTTTCGGCACCGGGCAGGCCAAGGCCCAAGCTTCGGCTTGCGCTTGGCCCATGGGTCGCTCTTGTTGATGGGCGAAGGCACGCAGACCCACTGGCAGCATAGCCTGCCACGCAGGGCGCGCAGTGGCGCCAGAATCAGCCTTACCTTTCGTCAGGTGACACGCCCCGCCCATCACTAA
- the uvrC gene encoding excinuclease ABC subunit UvrC encodes MFDDAGHILYVGKAKNLKSRVASYFRGTGLSLKTEVLVKRIQSMQVTLTETEVEALLLEQSLIKAQRPPYNILLRDDKSYPYIFISSRDDYPKISIHRGAKRKKGDYFGPFPGASAVHESINFLQKAFKLRTCEDSVFANRSRPCLQYQIERCSGPCVNLITPEDYRADLANAERFLKGSSAELIGALADQMEHASQLLNFERAAQLRDQISALRSVQAESTVDNQSGDVDVIGLAVDGDQVCVHFLFVRQGRIQGSKSYHLKNHLGEGDAELLSSFVSQWYLGGGDRDYPREIIVPFEIEGHELLTQAIASAAGRRLVISWQVRAYRQSWQGLAQTAAAQNLASERAAKSSLRQRFEALQAVLKLDELPERLECFDISHSSGEKTVASCVVFNHDGPLKSDYRRFNIEGHTPGDDYAAMSQALTRRYERVQKEGGRLPDLLIVDGGKGQLGIAREVMAELGLTQLRLLGVAKGTTRKAGFETLIDGTREFTLDGQHAALHLIQAIRDEAHRFAITGHKQRRDKARRVSKLEEIPGVGPRRRRELLRHFGGFQEIAGASAAQLAKVPGISKKLADDIYTALH; translated from the coding sequence ATGTTTGATGATGCAGGTCACATCTTATATGTGGGCAAAGCGAAAAATCTTAAAAGCAGGGTGGCCAGCTACTTTAGGGGTACGGGCTTGTCGCTTAAAACAGAGGTATTGGTTAAGCGCATTCAGTCGATGCAGGTCACGCTTACGGAAACGGAAGTAGAGGCGTTGCTGCTTGAGCAAAGCCTGATCAAGGCGCAGCGGCCACCGTACAATATTTTATTGCGCGACGATAAATCCTACCCGTATATTTTTATATCCAGCCGCGATGATTACCCAAAAATAAGCATTCACCGTGGTGCCAAGCGCAAAAAAGGCGACTACTTTGGCCCTTTCCCTGGCGCCAGTGCGGTACATGAAAGCATTAATTTCCTGCAGAAGGCGTTTAAGCTGCGCACCTGTGAAGATTCAGTGTTTGCCAACCGCTCGCGCCCCTGTTTGCAGTATCAGATTGAGCGCTGTTCAGGCCCATGCGTAAACCTGATAACGCCTGAGGATTACCGGGCAGATCTTGCCAATGCCGAGCGTTTTTTAAAGGGCAGTAGTGCAGAGTTAATTGGCGCGCTGGCCGATCAAATGGAGCATGCATCACAGCTTTTAAATTTCGAGCGCGCAGCCCAACTGCGAGATCAAATCAGCGCGCTGCGCAGTGTGCAGGCGGAATCCACCGTTGATAATCAGTCTGGCGATGTGGATGTGATTGGGTTGGCCGTTGATGGCGACCAGGTATGCGTACATTTTTTATTCGTACGTCAGGGCCGGATTCAGGGCAGCAAGAGCTACCATTTGAAAAATCATTTAGGTGAGGGTGACGCAGAGTTGCTCAGCTCTTTCGTATCTCAGTGGTACCTGGGTGGCGGCGACCGCGATTACCCGCGCGAGATTATTGTACCCTTCGAAATAGAGGGCCATGAGCTGTTAACCCAGGCCATCGCCAGTGCGGCCGGGCGCCGCCTTGTGATCAGCTGGCAGGTGCGGGCCTACCGCCAAAGCTGGCAGGGCCTCGCACAAACGGCAGCGGCGCAAAACCTGGCCTCCGAGCGCGCCGCCAAATCCAGCCTGCGCCAACGTTTTGAAGCGTTACAAGCCGTGCTCAAACTCGATGAGTTGCCAGAGCGCCTGGAGTGTTTTGATATCAGCCACAGCAGTGGCGAAAAAACCGTGGCCTCCTGTGTTGTGTTTAACCACGATGGCCCGCTGAAGTCCGACTACCGGCGCTTCAATATTGAAGGGCACACACCCGGCGACGACTACGCCGCTATGTCTCAGGCGCTCACCAGGCGCTATGAGCGTGTGCAGAAAGAGGGTGGGCGATTGCCGGATTTATTAATAGTGGATGGCGGTAAAGGCCAGCTTGGCATTGCCCGCGAGGTAATGGCAGAGCTCGGGCTTACCCAGTTGCGGTTGTTGGGGGTTGCCAAGGGCACCACGCGCAAGGCGGGCTTTGAAACCTTGATAGACGGCACCCGCGAGTTCACGCTAGACGGCCAGCACGCGGCATTACACCTCATTCAGGCTATTCGCGATGAGGCCCACAGGTTTGCCATCACCGGCCACAAGCAGCGCCGTGACAAGGCGCGCAGAGTCTCTAAGCTGGAAGAAATTCCGGGGGTTGGGCCGCGCCGGCGCAGAGAGCTGCTAAGGCACTTCGGCGGCTTTCAGGAAATCGCCGGTGCATCGGCAGCGCAATTGGCAAAAGTGCCGGGAATCAGCAAAAAACTGGCCGATGATATTTACACTGCCCTGCATTGA
- a CDS encoding competence protein CoiA family protein, producing MSKAIMAWGLHRNGEYTHVSDALNGLKCECVCIDCEAPVVAHQGQKKAWHFVHASNTACQGESVLHKVAKKVLLRAQVDQLKIALPNLHQEITENDLMQEPLVVTMGHSDLEEPVEFAEEEVPLPKSLIADAVIQTKIYKELAVEIHVTNPKSEDDIQKYVALELPCIEIDLSEMSWEFTWAEIERWVLRSAPRKWLNKPKIDMAYAGPALRAKVETRNALLREKAAKLIEKLEDTLLLKRVSQCKLTGHCSQDNSEISEVIRVTALNGDWVKNEELWQAKGLVNDKTEVPIVIRAPWVPNPITDVDQLQLEILPRLSDTESDPKYSFKVNWFGIECWQAELTRRAEKIFVDKVDARHSLLRERVGKLIDRLDDPSLLQKLSQYQLTGYCAQDEPQISEEINITTLVTDWEKLDGLWKAKGLVNNKTEVPIVVRAPWVRNPITDLDQPQLEIVPLISETDGYLQYPYKASWLGIERWQSELARRAEKVFAEKRAAEASFKSTFKRSNQNRKIELIANDLGLPPPHQLGNFKKCWNACEAMWAGLIWRNSILKSVGGSVTPVKLSQIACIQELLEWPTDADSLKSRRIDLWCWLSRLEVAGLATHEGRQVFSIAKTIPPAFNPWKLPPYKPRQKGT from the coding sequence GTGTCTAAAGCCATTATGGCCTGGGGGTTACATCGTAACGGTGAATATACACACGTTAGCGATGCCCTCAATGGTTTGAAGTGCGAATGTGTTTGTATTGATTGTGAAGCCCCTGTGGTGGCTCACCAAGGTCAAAAGAAAGCTTGGCATTTTGTTCATGCAAGCAATACCGCATGTCAGGGCGAGTCTGTTTTACATAAAGTTGCAAAAAAGGTTCTATTAAGAGCCCAGGTCGATCAACTAAAGATCGCTCTACCTAACCTGCATCAAGAGATAACGGAGAATGATTTAATGCAAGAGCCCCTGGTTGTGACTATGGGGCATAGTGATTTGGAAGAGCCAGTGGAGTTTGCCGAAGAGGAGGTCCCACTACCTAAGAGCTTGATCGCAGACGCTGTAATCCAAACCAAAATTTATAAAGAGCTCGCGGTAGAAATACATGTCACAAACCCTAAGTCAGAGGATGATATTCAGAAATATGTTGCATTAGAATTGCCCTGCATTGAAATTGATTTGTCAGAGATGTCATGGGAATTTACGTGGGCAGAAATAGAGCGTTGGGTGCTAAGGTCAGCACCTAGAAAATGGCTTAACAAGCCTAAAATTGACATGGCCTATGCTGGCCCTGCTCTTAGGGCTAAAGTTGAAACACGAAATGCGTTACTTCGAGAAAAAGCAGCTAAATTGATAGAAAAACTAGAAGATACATTGCTGCTAAAGCGGGTATCTCAATGTAAGTTGACCGGCCATTGCTCACAAGACAATTCCGAAATTTCAGAGGTTATTAGAGTCACTGCGCTTAATGGCGATTGGGTAAAAAATGAAGAGCTGTGGCAAGCCAAAGGGTTGGTGAATGACAAAACTGAGGTGCCGATTGTTATTAGGGCACCTTGGGTTCCTAACCCAATCACTGATGTTGATCAGCTGCAGCTAGAGATTCTTCCCCGGTTATCCGACACCGAAAGTGATCCTAAATACTCGTTTAAAGTCAATTGGTTTGGGATTGAATGTTGGCAAGCAGAATTGACAAGAAGGGCGGAAAAAATTTTCGTTGATAAAGTTGACGCGCGACATTCTTTACTGCGAGAAAGAGTAGGTAAATTGATAGACAGGTTGGATGATCCATCGCTGCTACAGAAGTTATCTCAATACCAATTGACCGGTTATTGCGCGCAGGACGAACCCCAAATTTCAGAGGAAATAAATATCACAACGCTGGTCACTGATTGGGAAAAACTTGATGGCCTATGGAAAGCAAAGGGGTTGGTAAATAACAAAACTGAGGTGCCAATTGTTGTTAGGGCACCCTGGGTGCGTAACCCAATCACTGATCTTGATCAGCCACAACTTGAGATTGTTCCTCTGATATCGGAGACAGACGGGTATCTACAATACCCGTATAAAGCCAGTTGGCTAGGAATCGAACGCTGGCAGTCCGAATTGGCACGAAGAGCGGAAAAAGTTTTCGCTGAGAAGCGTGCAGCCGAGGCAAGTTTTAAAAGCACTTTTAAACGCTCAAATCAAAATAGAAAAATTGAATTAATCGCAAATGATCTTGGTTTGCCTCCCCCTCATCAGCTCGGAAATTTCAAAAAATGCTGGAATGCCTGCGAGGCGATGTGGGCCGGGTTGATTTGGCGAAATAGCATATTGAAATCCGTTGGTGGATCTGTAACCCCAGTCAAATTATCCCAAATAGCCTGCATACAAGAGCTGCTAGAGTGGCCAACCGATGCCGATAGTCTCAAAAGCCGCAGAATTGATCTTTGGTGTTGGTTGAGTCGCCTCGAAGTAGCTGGCCTAGCAACGCATGAAGGGCGGCAAGTATTCTCTATAGCAAAAACCATCCCCCCAGCCTTCAACCCGTGGAAATTACCGCCTTATAAACCCCGTCAAAAGGGCACATAA